From the Rhodococcus sp. NBC_00297 genome, one window contains:
- a CDS encoding ABC transporter permease, with translation MLRYLGLRVLQAIGVLWAAFTISFVVLFLLPSDPVSIAVDSGGGSGTPVDAAAVAELQARYGLDKPVLEQYWTSLTSAIRGDFGTSISTGQPVTTAILGAVPSTLALAGLALMLAVGVGGGLAFLATYTRARWLRTALLSLPPLGVAVPTFWVGLLLLQVFSFGLPIFPAFGDRGFGSLVLPAITLAVPTGAVIAQVLATSLTTTWRQPFTTAAEAKGASRWRIQTRHVLRLASVPAFTIAGVLVGELLAGSVVVETVFSRAGVGRLTQTSVLAQGIPVVQGIVVLTSLVFVVVTLAVDIVYPLIDPRIVQRTTRPTKEPAHV, from the coding sequence ATGCTTCGCTACCTCGGCCTGCGCGTCCTGCAGGCGATCGGTGTCCTGTGGGCCGCGTTCACCATCTCCTTCGTGGTGCTGTTCCTGCTGCCCTCCGATCCGGTGAGCATCGCGGTCGATTCCGGCGGCGGCAGTGGCACCCCGGTGGACGCGGCCGCGGTCGCCGAGCTGCAGGCCCGGTACGGACTGGACAAGCCTGTCCTCGAGCAGTACTGGACATCGCTCACCAGCGCGATCCGCGGTGACTTCGGCACGTCCATCTCCACGGGTCAGCCGGTGACCACCGCGATCCTGGGCGCCGTTCCGAGCACCCTCGCCCTGGCCGGTCTCGCGCTGATGCTCGCCGTCGGTGTCGGTGGGGGGCTCGCCTTCCTCGCTACCTACACCCGCGCACGATGGTTGCGTACCGCGCTGCTCTCCCTCCCTCCGCTGGGCGTCGCGGTGCCGACGTTCTGGGTGGGACTTCTGCTCCTGCAGGTGTTCTCGTTCGGGCTGCCGATCTTCCCGGCGTTCGGCGACCGCGGGTTCGGATCGCTGGTGCTGCCGGCGATCACGCTGGCGGTACCGACCGGGGCCGTCATCGCGCAGGTGCTCGCGACCAGCCTGACCACGACGTGGCGGCAACCGTTCACCACCGCGGCCGAGGCGAAGGGTGCGTCCCGGTGGCGGATCCAGACTCGCCACGTGCTGCGCCTGGCCAGCGTGCCGGCGTTCACCATCGCCGGCGTCCTCGTCGGCGAACTGTTGGCCGGTTCGGTGGTCGTCGAGACCGTGTTCTCCCGGGCCGGCGTGGGCCGACTGACGCAGACATCGGTTCTCGCGCAGGGCATCCCGGTGGTGCAGGGAATCGTGGTCCTCACGTCGCTGGTGTTCGTGGTCGTCACGCTGGCCGTGGACATCGTGTACCCCCTGATCGATCCCCGGATCGTCCAGCGCACCACCCGACCCACGAAGGAGCCGGCCCATGTCTGA
- a CDS encoding ABC transporter substrate-binding protein has translation MIDRHQRTPAVSAAIGLVALTTALTACGGAAGSAGADAGPAQPGGTLNYGLSTAPTCSDPAQAGTNQTIYVTRAVVDSLTDQDPDTGEIVPWLAEKWETDADATSFTFTLKDGVSFSDGTPVTAQSVKNNFDAIVGTLGAAKAPLAASYLAGYVGTTVVDPRTAQVTFSSPNAQFLQASATSQLGLQADATTSLSAEERCQGGNIGSGPFTYTDYQQDRSVSVARRAGYSWGSRAFGHTGEAYLDGIEFTVVPESGVRTGSLSSGQLDAVSDALPQDAPTIEATGGRVLTTSNPGTPFGIAPNVSRGVLADPDVRRALVPAIDRQQLVDTVLGPNFLPATSTLASRTPGYVSLPDVTFDADAARTVLDRAGWVPAADGIREKDGQRLSFSILFSAVFAGNQAILELLQQQLRDVGVDARLELTSVPESIARQNAGDFDATYYNSTRADGDILRTSFAADGRNLNQRGPIADLDASLTDQLRTTDTTQRGEYLANAQQQVLDNGLWIPTVELSQAVGASSAVQDQRFDASARLQFFDTWLSRS, from the coding sequence GTGATCGACCGCCATCAACGGACACCCGCCGTCAGTGCCGCGATCGGCCTCGTCGCCCTGACCACGGCCCTCACCGCCTGCGGCGGCGCTGCTGGTTCGGCGGGCGCCGACGCCGGCCCCGCTCAGCCGGGAGGCACCCTGAACTACGGACTCTCCACAGCGCCGACGTGCTCGGATCCCGCGCAGGCAGGGACCAACCAGACGATCTACGTCACGCGCGCCGTGGTCGACTCACTCACCGATCAGGATCCCGACACTGGCGAGATCGTGCCGTGGCTCGCCGAGAAGTGGGAGACCGACGCGGATGCGACGTCGTTCACGTTCACACTGAAGGACGGGGTGTCGTTCAGCGACGGCACACCGGTCACCGCGCAGTCGGTCAAGAACAACTTCGACGCCATCGTGGGCACGCTCGGGGCGGCGAAGGCGCCGCTCGCCGCCAGCTATCTCGCGGGATACGTCGGGACGACCGTGGTCGACCCGCGGACCGCGCAGGTGACCTTCTCGTCGCCCAATGCGCAGTTCCTGCAGGCATCGGCGACCTCACAGCTGGGACTGCAGGCCGATGCCACCACGTCGCTGTCCGCCGAGGAGCGCTGCCAGGGCGGAAACATCGGCAGTGGCCCGTTCACGTACACCGACTACCAGCAGGATCGATCGGTGAGTGTGGCCAGGCGAGCCGGCTACTCCTGGGGTTCGCGGGCGTTCGGTCACACCGGTGAGGCCTACCTTGACGGCATCGAGTTCACGGTGGTGCCGGAATCGGGCGTCCGGACCGGAAGCCTGTCGTCAGGTCAGCTCGACGCCGTCAGCGACGCGCTCCCGCAGGACGCACCGACCATCGAGGCGACCGGCGGTCGAGTGCTGACGACGTCGAATCCCGGAACACCCTTCGGTATCGCGCCCAATGTCTCGCGAGGCGTACTGGCCGACCCGGACGTGCGCCGCGCACTCGTCCCCGCGATCGACCGTCAGCAGTTGGTCGACACCGTCCTCGGCCCGAACTTCCTGCCGGCGACCAGCACTCTCGCGAGCAGGACGCCCGGCTACGTGTCGTTGCCCGACGTGACCTTCGACGCCGACGCGGCGCGGACCGTGCTCGACCGTGCGGGTTGGGTACCGGCCGCGGACGGGATCCGCGAGAAGGACGGTCAGCGGCTCAGCTTCTCGATCCTGTTCAGCGCCGTGTTCGCGGGCAACCAGGCAATTCTCGAGTTGCTGCAGCAGCAGTTGCGGGACGTCGGTGTCGATGCCCGGCTCGAGCTGACGTCCGTGCCCGAGTCGATCGCACGACAGAACGCCGGTGACTTCGACGCGACGTACTACAACAGCACGCGTGCCGACGGCGACATCCTGCGGACGTCGTTCGCGGCGGACGGCCGAAATCTCAACCAGCGTGGCCCGATCGCCGATCTGGATGCCTCGTTGACCGATCAGCTGCGCACGACGGACACGACGCAGCGCGGCGAGTACCTGGCGAACGCACAGCAGCAGGTGCTCGACAACGGACTGTGGATCCCGACCGTCGAACTGTCGCAGGCGGTCGGCGCGAGCTCGGCGGTGCAGGACCAGAGGTTCGACGCGTCTGCTCGGCTGCAGTTCTTCGACACCTGGTTGAGCAGGAGCTGA
- a CDS encoding GNAT family N-acetyltransferase yields MAGSDRPQLEVARVDQGDPLARPLLAALAIEYSTRYGGTADQMYSALSTHPAEEFAPPHGGLIMLLENGEPVAGGAFRRHDEQTAELKRIWTSASHRRRGLARRVLTELESEIAVRNYESIHLTTGWRQPEAVGLYLAAGYTPLFDPVAPPAEGVPRAFRKTTRPTN; encoded by the coding sequence GTGGCCGGCAGCGATCGCCCGCAGCTCGAGGTCGCGCGAGTCGACCAGGGCGATCCGCTGGCACGACCCCTGCTCGCGGCGCTGGCGATCGAGTACAGCACCCGCTACGGCGGGACCGCCGACCAGATGTACTCGGCTCTGTCCACCCACCCGGCAGAGGAGTTCGCGCCGCCGCACGGCGGGCTGATCATGCTCCTCGAGAACGGTGAACCTGTTGCCGGCGGGGCGTTTCGGCGTCACGACGAGCAGACCGCCGAACTGAAGCGCATCTGGACGTCCGCATCGCACCGCCGACGAGGACTCGCTCGGCGCGTTCTCACCGAACTCGAATCGGAGATCGCTGTCCGAAACTACGAGAGCATCCACCTCACCACCGGGTGGCGCCAACCGGAGGCTGTCGGCCTGTATCTGGCGGCGGGGTACACACCGCTGTTCGACCCGGTGGCCCCGCCGGCCGAGGGCGTGCCCCGTGCGTTCCGGAAGACGACTCGACCCACCAACTGA
- a CDS encoding ABC transporter substrate-binding protein — MSRSSRRLASVLSSIAVLALVASACGEPAAENTVVSEAGVSYDLSPEQSGRIHTEKVDDIAAKVPQAIRDRGTLVVTGTAGATPPLGFYATDDTTVVGSEIDLASLFADVLGLSVDRRTADWAQNFVKIDSGENDAFISNVTVTEERKEKYDFATYRLDNVALEVPTDSDWTFTDRKDIAGKKIGVSSGTNQEQLLVDWNTQNGAEGIAPAEIVYYQNAADYYLALSSKRIDGYLGPNPSAQYHSSSTGESKIIGTFSGAGEALQGEIAVLVKKDSGLAEAFADAIDHTIENGTYQQVLDKWGLGGEAVSASEINPPGLPKK; from the coding sequence ATGTCTCGATCGTCCCGTCGCCTCGCGTCGGTCCTGTCCTCCATCGCCGTCCTCGCGCTCGTCGCGTCCGCGTGCGGCGAACCCGCAGCCGAGAACACCGTGGTGTCCGAAGCCGGTGTCTCCTATGATCTCTCGCCCGAGCAGTCCGGGCGCATCCACACCGAGAAGGTGGACGACATCGCGGCGAAGGTGCCGCAGGCAATCCGTGATCGCGGAACCCTCGTCGTCACCGGAACAGCGGGTGCGACTCCGCCTCTCGGCTTCTATGCCACCGACGACACCACCGTCGTCGGATCCGAGATCGATCTCGCGAGCCTCTTCGCCGACGTCCTCGGTCTCTCGGTCGACCGCCGGACCGCGGACTGGGCCCAGAACTTCGTGAAGATCGATTCGGGCGAGAACGACGCCTTCATCTCGAACGTGACGGTCACGGAGGAGCGCAAGGAGAAGTACGACTTCGCCACCTACCGCCTCGACAACGTCGCCCTCGAGGTTCCGACGGACTCCGACTGGACGTTCACCGACCGCAAGGACATCGCCGGCAAGAAGATCGGTGTCTCGTCCGGTACCAACCAGGAACAACTGCTCGTCGACTGGAACACGCAGAACGGGGCGGAGGGCATCGCGCCCGCCGAGATCGTCTACTACCAGAACGCCGCCGACTACTACCTCGCCCTGTCCTCGAAGCGCATCGACGGGTACCTCGGACCCAATCCGTCCGCGCAGTACCACTCGTCGAGCACAGGGGAGTCGAAGATCATCGGCACCTTCTCCGGTGCGGGCGAGGCGCTCCAGGGTGAGATCGCCGTCCTGGTGAAGAAGGACAGCGGGCTCGCCGAGGCGTTCGCGGACGCCATCGATCACACCATCGAGAACGGGACCTACCAGCAGGTGCTGGACAAGTGGGGGCTCGGCGGCGAGGCCGTGTCGGCCTCGGAGATCAATCCACCCGGGCTCCCGAAGAAGTGA
- a CDS encoding amino acid ABC transporter ATP-binding protein, which yields MTAEIETARYAVEVRGVHKSYGALEVLKGVDLTVRPGEVTAVLGPSGSGKSTLLRTVNHLEKVDAGSVRVDGALVGYRRRGRKLHELTPKEIRRQRSQIGFVFQNFTLFPHLTVLENVVEAPVSAQRRPRSEVEPEALALLSRVGVGDKAHDYPRRLSGGQQQRVAIARALALRPKVILFDEPTSALDPELVGEVLDVIRGLAADGATLVIVTHEVGFAREVADTVVFMDGGVVLEQGSPVEVFDTPTHSRTREFLSRVL from the coding sequence ATGACCGCCGAGATCGAGACTGCGCGGTATGCGGTCGAGGTACGGGGAGTGCACAAGTCCTACGGTGCTCTCGAGGTCCTGAAAGGCGTGGACCTGACCGTGCGGCCGGGGGAGGTCACGGCCGTTCTCGGACCCTCCGGGTCGGGCAAGTCCACTCTGCTGCGCACGGTGAACCACCTCGAGAAGGTCGACGCCGGATCCGTCCGAGTGGACGGTGCCCTCGTGGGATACCGCCGCAGAGGGCGGAAACTGCACGAACTGACGCCGAAGGAGATTCGGCGCCAGCGCTCGCAGATCGGCTTCGTCTTCCAGAACTTCACCCTGTTCCCGCATCTCACGGTGCTCGAAAACGTGGTCGAGGCACCTGTGTCCGCACAGCGACGTCCGCGGTCGGAGGTGGAACCCGAGGCTCTCGCACTCCTGTCGCGGGTCGGTGTCGGTGACAAGGCGCACGACTACCCGCGGCGGTTGTCCGGCGGACAACAGCAACGCGTCGCGATCGCCCGGGCGCTGGCGCTGCGCCCGAAGGTGATCCTGTTCGACGAACCCACCTCGGCACTCGATCCCGAGCTGGTGGGCGAGGTGCTCGATGTCATCCGCGGTCTCGCCGCAGACGGCGCGACGCTCGTCATCGTCACGCACGAGGTCGGCTTCGCACGCGAGGTCGCCGACACCGTGGTGTTCATGGACGGCGGCGTCGTCCTCGAACAGGGTTCTCCTGTAGAGGTGTTCGACACCCCGACCCACAGTCGCACTCGAGAGTTCCTCTCCCGGGTTCTCTGA
- a CDS encoding amino acid ABC transporter permease: protein MTQLHDRPVATDAGDVSDHDLVVARTVHPWRWIIAVATLVLLAQFVHGLVTNAGWDWGTFAQYFTARSVVTALWLTIQLTFWGTLIGFALGIALAAARLSQNPVLQIISWFYIWAFRSIPLIVQLLFWFNIAYLYQRLSLGIPFGPSFVEFDVNSVISGSFAAIIGLALHQAAYSAEIVRAGIISVDQGQLEAAAALGIPKLREFFAIVLPQAMRGILPNAANEVISLFKGTSIVSVMAIAELFYQVQVIYGRTGRVVPMLMVATVWYVILTSVLSVVQFYVERHYSKGALRTVPLTPIQKLRSRIAALPLSPRGATR from the coding sequence GTGACTCAACTCCACGATCGACCGGTCGCCACCGACGCCGGTGACGTCTCGGATCACGACCTCGTCGTCGCACGCACGGTGCACCCGTGGCGGTGGATCATCGCCGTCGCGACCCTGGTCCTTCTCGCACAGTTCGTCCACGGGCTGGTCACCAACGCCGGCTGGGACTGGGGCACCTTCGCTCAGTACTTCACGGCGCGGTCCGTCGTCACTGCTCTGTGGCTCACGATCCAGCTGACCTTCTGGGGCACCCTCATCGGGTTCGCACTCGGCATCGCTCTCGCGGCGGCGCGGTTGTCGCAGAACCCGGTCCTGCAGATCATCTCCTGGTTCTACATCTGGGCGTTCCGGTCGATCCCGCTGATCGTGCAACTGCTGTTCTGGTTCAACATCGCCTACCTGTATCAGCGGTTGTCCCTGGGCATTCCGTTCGGACCGAGCTTCGTCGAGTTCGACGTCAACAGTGTCATCAGCGGGTCCTTTGCGGCGATCATCGGTCTGGCCCTGCATCAGGCGGCGTACTCGGCGGAGATCGTGCGCGCCGGCATCATCTCGGTCGATCAGGGGCAGCTCGAAGCCGCTGCAGCGCTGGGGATCCCGAAGCTACGCGAATTCTTCGCGATCGTGCTGCCGCAGGCCATGAGGGGAATCCTCCCCAACGCGGCCAACGAGGTGATCAGTCTCTTCAAGGGCACCTCGATCGTCTCGGTCATGGCCATCGCCGAGCTGTTCTATCAGGTCCAGGTGATCTACGGACGGACCGGCCGCGTCGTCCCGATGCTCATGGTCGCGACGGTCTGGTACGTGATTCTGACGTCCGTCCTGTCCGTGGTGCAGTTCTACGTCGAGCGGCACTACTCCAAGGGTGCACTGCGCACGGTGCCGCTCACGCCGATCCAGAAGTTGCGTTCGCGCATCGCTGCGCTGCCGCTGTCACCGAGGGGAGCAACTCGATGA
- a CDS encoding GGDEF domain-containing protein, with protein sequence MTPHIDRAHRGARTSPTESPLETPARQVLDIRSIAMGTAITGSALSLGAGWVVPGLFFPGIAPMLATALAVAAAVVGAGIIWRSGRLTERQFVAMGMVMLCGTTFSAVAVTDRAGSLAIAALLTIVPVLSAAASPPAIAWSFTVAAGGAAVVVSFASAGSAAIAFISAGASLTIVVVPVVLVWGLRRSMVRVSHRFDVLARTDVLTGLLNRRGVLPRLTELLGAAASRHESVTTLVIDIDNFKAVNDTHGHTHGDRTLQSVARAVVLATPAGAVVARLGGEEFLVVARGARTADLADRVLRSVRTRCSVTVSIGTTTAVATAPDGAALALGDVESTLDSFISCADDAMYRAKRLGRDRVEHGDTTRFHPPSLLRARSSEHLRSRRRQAVQRRARTEAAAAVAATLVALQTRGHGPEHTAVRLAMLSRRLEKEIDVATTSRSDRYSAALRSAASLDQSIGMAMEHLAVDRDTAAALLQSAAHAEGTSLGALCRALASLADENPAEAARYLTATARESP encoded by the coding sequence GTGACGCCACACATCGACAGAGCGCACCGCGGCGCGCGGACGTCGCCCACCGAGTCGCCTCTCGAGACACCCGCACGGCAGGTGCTCGACATCCGGTCGATCGCGATGGGAACGGCGATCACCGGTTCCGCCCTGTCACTGGGAGCGGGCTGGGTGGTGCCCGGTCTGTTCTTCCCCGGCATCGCCCCGATGCTCGCCACCGCTCTCGCCGTCGCTGCGGCCGTGGTGGGAGCCGGCATCATCTGGCGCTCGGGGCGGCTGACCGAACGCCAGTTCGTCGCCATGGGCATGGTGATGCTGTGCGGTACGACGTTCTCCGCGGTGGCGGTGACCGATCGGGCGGGTTCCCTCGCGATCGCCGCGCTGCTCACCATCGTCCCGGTGCTCTCCGCGGCCGCGTCGCCGCCCGCGATCGCGTGGTCGTTCACCGTGGCTGCCGGTGGAGCCGCCGTCGTGGTGTCGTTCGCCTCGGCAGGATCTGCGGCCATCGCGTTCATCAGTGCCGGCGCGTCCCTGACCATCGTCGTCGTCCCCGTCGTGTTGGTGTGGGGCCTGCGGCGGTCGATGGTGCGGGTGAGTCACCGATTCGACGTGCTCGCACGCACGGACGTCCTGACCGGCCTGTTGAACCGCCGGGGCGTACTCCCCCGTCTGACGGAACTGCTGGGTGCCGCGGCGTCGCGGCACGAATCGGTCACCACCCTCGTCATCGACATCGACAACTTCAAGGCCGTCAACGACACCCACGGACACACCCACGGTGATCGGACGCTGCAGTCCGTCGCGCGAGCGGTGGTGCTGGCGACTCCGGCGGGCGCCGTCGTCGCTCGTCTCGGCGGCGAGGAGTTCCTGGTCGTCGCCCGCGGTGCGCGTACGGCCGATCTCGCGGACCGTGTCCTGCGATCGGTGCGCACACGGTGCTCGGTGACGGTGAGCATCGGCACCACGACGGCCGTGGCCACGGCTCCCGACGGCGCCGCGCTCGCCCTCGGCGACGTGGAGTCGACGCTCGACTCCTTCATCTCCTGCGCGGACGATGCGATGTACCGGGCGAAGCGTCTCGGTCGTGACCGCGTCGAGCACGGCGACACGACCCGGTTCCACCCGCCGTCACTGCTGCGAGCACGGTCGTCTGAGCACCTCCGGTCCCGTCGACGGCAGGCTGTGCAGAGACGCGCGCGCACCGAGGCCGCCGCGGCGGTCGCTGCCACCCTCGTCGCGCTCCAGACCCGCGGACACGGGCCGGAACACACGGCCGTCCGACTCGCGATGCTGTCTCGGCGCCTCGAGAAGGAGATCGACGTGGCGACGACGTCCCGTTCGGATCGATACTCCGCGGCACTGCGCTCCGCGGCCTCGCTCGATCAGAGCATCGGCATGGCGATGGAACACCTCGCGGTGGACCGGGACACCGCGGCGGCACTCCTGCAGTCGGCCGCGCACGCCGAGGGAACTTCACTCGGCGCACTGTGTCGAGCGCTGGCGTCTCTGGCGGACGAGAACCCGGCGGAGGCCGCGAGGTATCTCACCGCGACAGCCCGAGAATCACCGTGA
- a CDS encoding GMC oxidoreductase: MQWSRRQFLGAMGVAGLIGSTGPGAVSRAAPILDGLYRSAVPELYAPIDPAPAHSEAVVVGSGFGAAVTARRLAEAGVRVTVLERGSQWPTDPRRQIFANDFLPDGRAFWRRGGTAPLTGLPTVPTDRFGGIFDVSEHGTIDVWSGAAVGGGSLVFTGVMIAPERRFFDQLFTGLVSYDEMQALHYPLVRSELRLAPMPEDVYQSLPFTHSRVWDHQVRRAGYTPQRIDGIWDWDVVRGEMAGRSRPSAIIGESNLGNSNGAKFDLNRNYLAAARATGRCTIHARHEVTAVTREADGRYSLTVDLLDPSAEVLSTRTVTCDDLFLGAGSMGTSRLLVHARDTGLLPDLNEHVGEGWGTNGDAALVRGMSPEGNGIVQASPSASRISDDSGAPLTLENWFVPGSPVDLTLIGSLGMVMDPTRGRFVWDESTRSVRLDWPEAGNIAVSDALRPVHDRIAERSGIGVGYPPLRVPDVNTSFTAHPLGGVVLGRATDAHGRVLGHDRLHVVDGALIPGSTGRVNPSLTIAALAERNIATVIADR; this comes from the coding sequence ATGCAGTGGTCGAGAAGACAGTTCCTGGGCGCGATGGGCGTCGCGGGCCTGATCGGGTCGACGGGACCGGGAGCGGTGTCCCGCGCGGCTCCGATACTCGACGGTCTGTACCGGTCGGCGGTGCCCGAGCTTTACGCACCGATCGATCCGGCGCCGGCGCATTCGGAGGCCGTGGTGGTCGGATCGGGCTTCGGTGCCGCGGTCACCGCGCGGCGCCTCGCCGAGGCGGGCGTTCGCGTCACCGTCCTGGAGCGCGGGTCGCAGTGGCCCACGGATCCGCGTCGACAGATCTTCGCCAACGACTTCCTGCCGGACGGGCGCGCGTTCTGGCGTCGCGGTGGCACTGCTCCGCTGACCGGACTGCCCACGGTTCCCACCGACCGCTTCGGCGGCATCTTCGATGTGAGTGAACACGGCACCATCGACGTGTGGTCCGGAGCCGCGGTCGGCGGTGGTTCGTTGGTGTTCACCGGCGTGATGATCGCCCCCGAACGACGGTTCTTCGACCAGCTCTTCACCGGGCTCGTCTCGTACGACGAGATGCAGGCGCTGCACTACCCGCTCGTCCGTTCCGAGCTGCGGCTCGCACCGATGCCGGAGGACGTCTATCAGTCGCTGCCGTTCACGCATTCACGGGTGTGGGATCACCAGGTCCGCCGCGCCGGGTACACACCACAGCGCATCGACGGTATCTGGGACTGGGACGTGGTGCGCGGAGAGATGGCCGGTCGGTCCCGTCCGTCCGCGATCATCGGGGAGTCGAACCTCGGCAACTCCAACGGCGCCAAGTTCGACCTCAACCGCAACTATCTGGCCGCTGCTCGCGCCACTGGCCGGTGCACGATCCATGCGCGTCACGAGGTCACCGCCGTGACCAGGGAGGCGGACGGTCGCTATTCGCTGACCGTGGATCTGCTCGACCCGTCCGCCGAGGTCCTCTCCACCCGCACGGTGACCTGCGACGACCTGTTCCTGGGAGCCGGGTCGATGGGAACGTCGCGGCTTCTCGTGCATGCCCGCGACACCGGACTGCTTCCCGACCTGAACGAACACGTCGGGGAGGGATGGGGCACCAATGGTGACGCGGCACTCGTCCGCGGCATGAGCCCGGAGGGCAACGGCATCGTGCAGGCGTCGCCCTCGGCGTCGAGGATCTCCGACGACTCGGGCGCCCCGCTCACCCTCGAGAACTGGTTCGTCCCCGGATCGCCCGTCGATCTGACGCTGATCGGCTCGTTGGGCATGGTCATGGACCCGACGAGAGGGCGGTTCGTGTGGGACGAGTCGACGCGGTCGGTACGGCTCGACTGGCCGGAGGCCGGCAACATCGCCGTCTCGGACGCCCTGCGACCGGTGCACGACCGCATCGCGGAGCGCTCCGGAATCGGTGTGGGGTATCCGCCCCTGCGGGTTCCGGACGTGAACACCTCGTTCACGGCGCACCCGTTGGGAGGGGTGGTGCTGGGCCGAGCCACCGACGCGCACGGCCGCGTCCTCGGCCACGACCGGTTGCACGTCGTCGACGGAGCGCTGATCCCGGGCAGCACCGGCAGAGTCAATCCGTCGCTCACCATCGCGGCGCTCGCCGAACGCAACATCGCGACGGTGATCGCCGATCGCTGA
- a CDS encoding SDR family oxidoreductase, whose protein sequence is MAARSPGTALVVGATGISGQTICRRLVDAGWRTYGLSRKTELPVDGVTPVTADLLDADALREALRGTAPELVFFTAWMMQDSEAENIEVNTATLRNTFDALAPENSVKHVALMTGLKHYLGPFDAYGAAVTAETPFHESEERLDTPNFYYAQEDELFSGAERLGFTWSVHRAHTIFGFAVGNAMNMALTLSVYATLCKETGEPFVFPGSETQWNGLTDVTDADLLAEQMIWAATNENGADEPFNVANGDVFRWRWLWPRIADHFGVEPVGFDTEPRPLATRMDDAPDAWRRIAEKYDLVESDVTRLASWWHTDGDLGRDMECLTDMTKSRKAGFLGFRSTSESFAENLARYRDARIIPR, encoded by the coding sequence ATGGCAGCACGAAGTCCGGGCACGGCGCTCGTCGTCGGAGCCACCGGCATCTCGGGGCAGACCATCTGTCGACGACTCGTCGACGCGGGGTGGCGCACCTACGGGTTGTCGCGCAAGACCGAGTTGCCGGTCGACGGCGTGACACCCGTGACGGCCGACCTTCTCGACGCCGATGCGCTGCGTGAGGCACTGCGCGGAACGGCGCCCGAGCTCGTGTTCTTCACGGCGTGGATGATGCAGGACTCGGAGGCGGAGAACATCGAGGTGAACACCGCCACCCTCCGGAACACGTTCGACGCGCTGGCGCCGGAGAACTCGGTGAAGCACGTCGCTCTCATGACGGGTCTGAAGCACTACCTCGGCCCGTTCGACGCCTACGGCGCCGCGGTGACGGCGGAGACCCCGTTCCACGAGAGCGAGGAGCGCCTCGACACACCGAACTTCTACTACGCCCAGGAGGACGAGTTGTTCTCGGGCGCAGAGCGACTGGGCTTCACCTGGAGCGTGCACCGGGCACACACCATCTTCGGGTTCGCCGTGGGCAACGCCATGAACATGGCACTCACCCTGTCGGTGTACGCCACTCTCTGCAAGGAGACCGGCGAGCCGTTCGTCTTCCCCGGTTCGGAGACCCAGTGGAACGGTCTGACCGATGTCACCGATGCCGATCTGCTCGCCGAGCAGATGATCTGGGCCGCCACGAACGAGAACGGCGCCGACGAGCCATTCAATGTCGCGAACGGCGACGTGTTCCGTTGGCGATGGCTGTGGCCGCGCATCGCCGACCATTTCGGTGTCGAACCCGTCGGTTTCGACACCGAACCACGACCGTTGGCGACGCGAATGGACGATGCACCCGACGCGTGGCGGCGCATCGCCGAGAAGTACGACCTCGTCGAGTCGGACGTGACTCGACTCGCATCGTGGTGGCACACCGACGGCGACCTCGGCCGCGACATGGAGTGCCTGACCGACATGACGAAGAGCCGCAAGGCGGGGTTCCTTGGATTCCGCTCGACCAGTGAGAGTTTCGCGGAGAACCTCG